One Ancylobacter novellus DSM 506 genomic window, CGCATCCAAAGGCGAGATTTATGTCGGCCACCAACGGGCAGTCGCTTCCCGAGCTGAAGCTCTACAACACGCTCACCCGCGCCAAGGAGACCTTCGTCCCCCTGGAGCCGTCGCAGGTGCGCATGTATGTGTGCGGCCCGACGGTCTACGACTTCGCCCATATCGGCAATGCGCGGCCGGTGATCGTGTTCGATCTGCTCTACCGGCTGCTGCGCCACCTCTACGGCGCCGAACACGTCAAATACGTGCGCAACATCACCGACGTGGACGACAAGATCAACGCGCGCGCGGCGAGCGAATTCCCCGGCCTCGACCTCAACGAGGCCATCGCCAAGGTGACCTTCACCACCGAGGCGCAGTTCCACGACGACCTCGAGGCGCTCGGCGTGCTGCACCCCGACGTCGAGCCACGCGCGACCGAGCACATCGCTGAGATGCGGGTGCTGATCGAGCGGCTCGTCGCGTCCGGCCACGCCTATGTGGCCGAGGACCACGTGCTGTTCTCCGTGCCCTCCATGCCCGATTACGGCCAGCTCTCGCACCGGCCGCTGGAGGACATGATCGCCGGCGCCCGCGTCGACGTCGCGCCCTACAAGCAGGACGCGATGGACTTCGTGCTGTGGAAGCCGTCCAAGCCCGGCGAGCCGGGCTGGCTCTCGCCGGCGGGAATCGCCGTGCCGGGGCGGCCGGGCTGGCACATCGAATGCTCCGCCATGTCGTGGAAGCACCTCGGCGAGACCTTCGACATCCATGGCGGCGGCATCGACCTCGTCTTCCCGCACCATGAGAACGAGGTGGCGCAGTCGCGCTGCGCCTTCCACGCGAACATCATGGCCAAGGTCTGGATGCATAACGGCTTCCTGCAGGTGGAAGGCGAGAAGATGTCGAAGTCGCTCGGCAATTTCGTCACCATCCGCGACCTGCTGGCCGATTGGCCGGGCGAGGTGTTGCGCCTCAACATGCTCAAGACCCATTACCGCCAGCCGATCGACTGGACGGTGAAGGGGCTGGAGGAGAGCGCGAAGACGCTGGAGCAGTGGTTCGACGCCGCGGCGCCTGATGCCTATCCTCGGCCTGCCGCCGCAGTACTGGAGGCGCTGGCTGATGACCTCAACACGCCGAAGGCCATCGCCGAGATGCATGCGCTCAAGGACCATGCGGGCAAGAAGGCGCTGGCCGGCACGCTGGCCTTCCTCGGCTTCGAACCCGGTCCGTTCCGCGAATGGGCGGCCGCGCAGGCACCGGAACTCACCATCCCAGAGGCCGAGATCGAGGCGCGCATCGCCGAGCGCATCGAGGCGCGGCGCAACCGCGACTGGGCCGCTTCCGACCGCATCCGCGATGAGCTGATGGCGCTCGGCGTGGCGCTGAAGGACAACAAGGACGGCACAACGACGTGGGAGCCGAAGCGGTGAGCAACGCTCCCGCCGCCGCGCTGCGCCCGATGCTGCCGGGCGACGTGCCGGTGCTCGCGGCCATCGCGGTGGCGGCGATCACGGAGCTGACCGGCGAGGATTATGACGAGAACCAGCAGGAGGCCTGGGCGGCTAGCTTCGACGACGAGGCGGCCCTGGCCGAACGTCTCGCCGGGCGCCTGACTCTCGTGGCGACCCGCGGTGGCGGCGCCGTCGGCTTCATTGCGCTGGCCGACAATCGCGAGATCGACCTGCTCTATGTGCATCCCGAGGTAGCGGGGCAGGGCATCGGCGCGCTGCTTTGCGATGCGGCCGAGAAGCTGGCAAAGGCGCGGGGTTCGAAGAGCCTCGCCGTGGATGCGAGCGATACCGCGCTCGGCTTCTTCCAGAAGCGCGGCTACGTCCCCCAGCATCGCAACACCGTGCCGCGCGGCGGTGTGTGGCTCGGCAACACGACGATGGAGAAGAGCCTGGAGGAAGGTGGCGGGACGGTGCACTGAGTACGCCGCCATTCGGGACTTAATCGTCATCCCGGCCGAGCGAAGCGAGAGCCGGGATCGCTCCCCAAACTACCGTTCTCAGCCATAGGAACGTCATCCTGAGGTGCCCGGCCAAAAGGCCGGGCTCGAAGGATGCTCG contains:
- the cysS gene encoding cysteine--tRNA ligase encodes the protein MSATNGQSLPELKLYNTLTRAKETFVPLEPSQVRMYVCGPTVYDFAHIGNARPVIVFDLLYRLLRHLYGAEHVKYVRNITDVDDKINARAASEFPGLDLNEAIAKVTFTTEAQFHDDLEALGVLHPDVEPRATEHIAEMRVLIERLVASGHAYVAEDHVLFSVPSMPDYGQLSHRPLEDMIAGARVDVAPYKQDAMDFVLWKPSKPGEPGWLSPAGIAVPGRPGWHIECSAMSWKHLGETFDIHGGGIDLVFPHHENEVAQSRCAFHANIMAKVWMHNGFLQVEGEKMSKSLGNFVTIRDLLADWPGEVLRLNMLKTHYRQPIDWTVKGLEESAKTLEQWFDAAAPDAYPRPAAAVLEALADDLNTPKAIAEMHALKDHAGKKALAGTLAFLGFEPGPFREWAAAQAPELTIPEAEIEARIAERIEARRNRDWAASDRIRDELMALGVALKDNKDGTTTWEPKR
- a CDS encoding GNAT family N-acetyltransferase — encoded protein: MLPGDVPVLAAIAVAAITELTGEDYDENQQEAWAASFDDEAALAERLAGRLTLVATRGGGAVGFIALADNREIDLLYVHPEVAGQGIGALLCDAAEKLAKARGSKSLAVDASDTALGFFQKRGYVPQHRNTVPRGGVWLGNTTMEKSLEEGGGTVH